The sequence GGAAGTGCTTAAAAATTACTCTACATAATGGTGACAAAATGACagaatatcatagtaaaacttttcaaaaaaattttggaaaattttaattttctgtcaTAATGTGACAACTACAAAGTGTTTCTACGATTTTTacacttaaattttttttttctgaaaattttcgagtgTTTTGAGTCACTATAAGCGTAGTTAAACAAAATCCACACATGCTTTTCTTCACCTTCAAACAGTgctataaattgaaaatttcagttatctACTCTTCAGCCAAGTGTCATCTCTTTCATCCACGATCTGGTGGACGGCATCTTATCATCTTTAGATAAAACCGATATTTCAAGACCTACTGATACTCAACATCTTATTAAGCAGCACGATGTAAGATTCCATAGACCCAATACGAAAGTATCAATAACTAACCCTAgaaggtttgaaattttgattcaacTGATAGAAAATGGGCCGTAATAACCGaaattaattgtaaaaaaaattataaacttttattaaatttttaatgatttttttttcaattttgcgaCAATCCAAGAAACGGccatattaaattttaattttctcgcaaatgagtgacgtcatttttacACTCACAGGGTTTacttcataattttatttgacaaaCTAATTGTACTTTTCTCAAACATAGTTCCGTGAAGAAAACTTgtttacccaaaaaaaatcagcaatattttttatgcggaaaattgctggaaaaattgacaagCTGTGTTTCAAAtataacattgaaaaaaaatagagaaaaacagataaatataatctgaaaaaaagaaaatgtcaaGAGTGACGTCACTTATTAGCGCGGGAATTTAGATTTAATTTGGCCGtttcttcgaattttgcaaaatcggaaaaatcattaaaagtttagaaaatttgattaaaaaaacgaCAGTGCTCTTCCAAACTGAACTCTATTTAATATGGACTTTATTTTATAATTCAACTTTCAGGAAGAATTCTACAATAACTATCAAACCATGACTACTGATACAGTCCGCCAGTTTTTCACCCCGCAGTATTCTCAGGAAGAAGCAACTACAAGCACTTTTTATAATGACTCtttataattgaaattgatgaataaACGAGACAATTttattatcagttttattattgCTATTCCTCTTGTTTACTTTCCGCAGTTTCCCTCGGAGCACGCGATTCCTTGTCTGTCGAGTACATTGAGAGTATACTCATCATCAACAGCTGTCAGGAACCATCCGTTTCCAGTGAACTTGGATTGAGTCTTCTTCTTGAGAACCCATTTGTCGTCTTGCCATCCGTAGATCATGAATACCCATGGCTTCTGCTCGCAGTTTTTTCccttgatctgaaaaaaaaactggaatataTCAAGAAAGCCTGCAAAATGCGAAACTCACATGAACACTTTTCTCGTGCTTCCACGCGTCAAGAATAACTGGGTCAGACATGATAGAAAGTGATGGGACGAGAAGATCGATACGAATCTTTTTGTGCGCATCATTACGGAATTTCACTTGAATTTTACACTCGAGATTCCATTGTGTAGAAACAAGTCCAATGAAAGCACAAAGCAAAAGCAGCTGAAGAGAGTTCATTTCGATCATGAAAGTAGCCTatcattcaatatttttcttttatataaGAATCCAGAAATGGGGGTCACGGGAAGGCGGAGGACAACTTTCGATTTGCGCAAGAAGTCCATTCGAACGATAAGAAGTGATCTGGTTTCATAAATGATAACCTAGGAAGAACGAAATTTGTGTTTTCACGGATATCTTCGTAATACAAAAAGATAAGATTGCATTTGGAAATACACGTTCTGTGTACAAAATCTCGTTGCCCGAATATTTGACCCTAAAGATTTTGATCCGTTGtcgataaaattgatttttatcgcagtatattttttggataaataatttcaggtaTTTATGTAGCATACTATGTAGTATTATCTTATGTagtattattttattttagcaaaaaattatcaacctCCTCTCCGTTTAACAATTGTATATAAACTAAAAGTTGAGGCAAATGTTGCAAGatgccaaaaaatatataataaactttatttgaatattttttcacacgCACAAATAAAAAGATCAACTTTGAGATATAATACTTGAATTATTGTCTAAGTAAGTTTCCCCAGCCGTTGTTTTTTCACCAACTCAGATATCGTGAAAAATGTCGAGTCGATGATGCCAGCAACCGTGAATGTTCCACCAACCACAGCACAAATCTGAAACAAGAAACTTAGTGGttattaattttagatttgtaAAGTAAAAAGAAACATACGGATGTAAGAAACGCGTAGAAAGACTGCCTTTGTTCGGTTTGTTTGAGGGTGATTGGCTGCAGCTCGTATTTGAACCAGACGGCAGGAATAATCTTTCCGGAGTGATGATAGGTGATGTATGATTTGTGGCCAAAAGTGTATTGATAGCTGTTCAGAATGGTGCCAGAGTAGTCTTCATGAACGGATggcacaattttcaaaatgtattcgTGAGTGTTGAGTCCATTTTCTTGAGATGTGTTCCTTTTGGCTAACGGGTCAAAGCTCCCTTTGAGGTTTTTATGCTGTAAATAATAAATAGTTTCGTATGTGTAAATTGTAATGATTTTATTGTTAGGAACAATAactagaaattggaaaaataatttcaatttcaacttcattgctattgagaaaaaactactATAGTTTTAGGGAGGAGGATATGTTCCGAGCTCATGACTTTTTCATGACtttgtcacaattttttgatctccCGAAGTGTATGGGATTGCCGTTTCGATAAAATTTACTGCTATCattattttgatgaaattgttGTCATTGTTTTCCCTGCCCatatctattcaaaaattagcaaaacttCAACTAACCGAAACATCGTCGCCAAATTTGATGGAGTGAATCAAATGTCTCATGTCGTAACTCTCCGGTTGCGTAGCAGCCGAGTGTGTCGACAGATGAAAGTTACCAGGAACTTTGTTAATTTCGAATCGACTTTCAAACCGACATCCTCCATCTCCAATTGAGACTTTATTCGTTTGATCAACAAACCCGACTTCATGGCGGCCATTCTCATCTTGAATGTCTACCCCaagatctggaaattttcaaaataaaatttaaatcagtgatgataaaaaatcatacattCGCAGGCCATATGAGGAAAAGATACATTCACTTGGACATCAATTTTCCCTTCTCTTCCCGGGTCGTCTATGAAGAACTCGCTTCTTCTGAAAAGGATATAATCATTTTTGAGAGAAAGTTGCGTTTATGTTTTTGTTCACTTTAGAAGTTTGAATTAACTCCAGCAAATTTAATagcatgaaatttttcaagaagaaaaagcTTGTGTTAATTTAATAGTGGTGAAGTGccaatgaaaaaattgctttaaaatgtACCAAAAAGTAAAGACCTAATAAtattattaggtctccaaataagttccgggtcaaaattgataactgtgttcgctgcgtatcgatttttatgaaactttgggaacctatgttatcaactatgatctttcatttggcaatagtcacaaaattttttggccaccccaagtgtcctaactcggagccattATTTTCAGGCATTattctgatctcgcttcttttcagctttcaattgagctttgtgcgcggattttgctttgtttagaatacattattaaaaaataacaaaagttttggaaaaaaccgtacaaaaaaaagtttttttggttggtcgtcaaaaaatcttcaaaaaaaatttttgtcgaaaattctagattttttctacaaaaatgatgtaaccaactgtaaactatttttacgcATATAAACcatttgagttaaaaatttgaatctcaagaaatattcaaaaagctcaaaaattatccgaaaaaattatattttctactATCATTTTAGTGTATCGAGCTAAAGTGatatgttttgtatgtgtaaaaatagtttacacttggttacatcatttttgtagaaaaaatctagaattttcgacaaaattaaaatttttttggacggatttttttccaaacttttgttgttttataataatgtattctaaacaaagcaaaatccgcacacgaAGCTCAATTGAAAgatgaaaagaagcgagattagaaaaatgcctgaaaaaattggctctgAGTTAGGGCACCTgtggtggtcaaaaaattttgtgactattgtcaaatgagagatcatggttgataacatagattcccaaaatttcacaaaaatcgataagcagcgaacaaagttatcaattttgacccggaacttatttggagacctaatatatatttttttccttatgtgaattttttattatttttcgaaaataggaaaaaatttcagtttgcatcaaattaaatttgaaccTCCCGCCAAGGCATTTGTTTGATGGAGCGTTCTTGTacgttttttctttatttcttgtttttttttgcaccgACATTCTatgttttcagttatttttattgaaaatttaacgaaaaattcaagacaaaTGCAAAATGTCCGTTAAAAAGAAACTCTACAAGCGTAAGTTTGTTAAGTTAATTATTTCAAGCTTGGCGTCGTTTAAAAAcattcgttctttttttttgtttgtacagttgtttttaatcgaaaatttgcaattattttgacttttctacaaattacaaatttcaggtgtaaataaattgagaacatgagaatcggtggaaaataatagcataaaaatatttaaaaaaaaaaaatgtgcaagcACGGTCCATCGAACAATTTGATGCAAACTgcttttttttccacttttcaagaaatcatctaaattttagcatttttttgttgatcttttgctatgatatttggtcattctGGTAccataataaaaaaatcaggaaaaaaggTACTCCCTGTCAAATcattccaataaaattttttacagttttctggatttttgaaaagtcacaTAGTACATCAAATCTTTCAGTAGTCTTCAAAGCTGCTCATttactaaatttgaaaaacttgaaaacatatttttataaacttaCAAATCTATAAAGATGTAGGCGAGGATATCATTGAAAATCAtgaatgaaataaataaaacacatAAAATGGATATGACTGCTCCAACAGTGGTAGGTTGCGTCAAGTCTTTTGGCACTTTTCGATAAATGTCAAATCTGAATATTATGATTGCGgacaatttctcattttcaaattattatgtTCAAACCTTCGAATGTCCAGCATGGCAGctataaataaaacaaaattagacaaaaaaaactaatatccGTAAGAAGAAATAGAGAAAGAGGAACACTAGATTGCAATACAATATGAGCGTGGCAAACAGATTGTCGGTGCCCAGTGGTTTGGCCAAACCAAACagtcaaaaaacttgaacGAAATAGTGCAGAAAACGAGAGAGACACAGACGTTTACAGTTTGCACACGTCGGGGATTtgtgaaagaaaaagaaagagagagggagagagagtgAGTCTACGTTCCTTGCCACATTTTCTGCTATACCGAAAATTGGTAATGGTCAACGAGCAGTGTTAAAGGAGGAGTAACTGTTCTGGGAATTATAATCGtatgaattttgtaatgagacttatcgaaaattgttttaaaaaagtgtcaaatttGTTGCTGCGCAGAAAAGTTGACaacattttagattttggcaaaaatcatccttttttcaaaaatctgagccaccataattttttttcaaatgtcagAATGTCTCctttcgatgtttttttttgaacattttttgcctaaaaagcAGAGtcactattcaaaaaagtattgcaaataagaaaaatgtctAATTGAACTTGAAGCCGTAAAAATAAATCTTCTCTACATTTAGTAGGAGTGCAACGTCTTAGCTGCAAAGTGGATGAAACGGAAAATGGCTTTTTCTTATTCGAAACGGGACACATTCGCTACCAAGGTGATTGAGCACATAAATGAGTCAAATTTATTCATcgcaaaaatgaatttcgcATAGAAAAGGAAAACGACAAAGAATATCCGATGGtccaaatatatatataaaagcAAGATGAAgtcgaaatatttttcgagatttgTTAAATCTAGACTAATGTTtagaacagaaaaaatatatgtaatgcaataaaaattaatatttggtTGGATAATTTAAAGGCGGCGATTGGAATGGTCCGGTCCCGAAATGATAATGCCCATTAGCAATTGGATATGCAAAAGACATCTGTAAATAAGAAACAGtataaaaagaaataaaaagagagcaaaaaaaaaaccaacatttgAAACAGAAGACGAGCTTCCAAATTTGAGTAATTCCTTCTTTTGGTTCTTGTCTTTTCTTCTATTACAAAGCCATATTCCCATCCAACAAATTACCGTGAGAATGACAACAAGagaaaatatacaaataagTGCAACAGCCCATCCGTACTTTTCTTGCCTGGAAAAATAGGTAAACtggaataagaaaaaaaaattagggaaaaattCGATTATACTGgtaaatattctttttttttatattttaattttaattttaattataacaatataaattacattttttgttaaattttatataaagaCGGGTTAATTAAATTGTTCATGATATAAAATTTGTGGTATATAGTTTGGTATTTTGATAAAGTCGCTGtacttattcaatttttccaaaacagtTTCCAATTTGCACAAAATAGCAAATTAATCACAGTGTCGgaattatatttaattttttgacttgaaaataccaattttggAAAGAGTTACTGTTTATTATCGAATCGGTTAAAATCTTGCAGTACAataaaaataccatttttaatttattgatggagaattatttttaaaaatctattttcaaaaattaatccgaacttattattttaaacataatcAAACTCACCATTCAGTATTTGTGCAACATCCACTAGCACAGCATCCAATATCTCTATAACATCGTTCGGTGATGGTATTTGAAGAATCTGCGATCGAATACACACAGTCGTAAAACGACGGGTCAATGGCTGGAAATAATGTCAGTTGGTTAAACAGggaatatttattaattttactCACTGTTCACTCTCTTCTCGAATAAAACAAGGCGAGGTGCTTCAATGGCATCGGAGAGAAGTTTCTCGATGGTTCGAAGAGAGGTGATGTTTTTTGGCTCTGAAAGATCGAGAACACAGGAAATGAGACACCgttcatttttttggtcacaaaatgtttattaaaagCAAAATTTGTCTGCTGTAACGCTTCGAAAATACTTGTAAACTTTGCAAAActggaaagtgaaaaaaatgtgaatttctgaaattagttTGTGATATATTATAATTCAGTATAAAGTCTaccaacaaaacatttttcctggTTCTTCCGGTCTGCCAATCAGATAAGCTCAGATAAGTAAGTTctcatgtttcatttttcccaaatccaaaaatttggagaacCCAAACATGTGTAAATTTTGCTAATATATACCAGCGGGAAATAAGATTCCGGTTTAAATCTATAACACTTTCGTtggaatatcgatttttatgaaataatgGGAATTTTGACAACTACCTTCATTGTCGCATTTGGCCAATTAAGCACACaatgtaaaaatataattaaaataagttttgagtcagaaaaaaatttgaaaaaaataaaattttcgattaaaaaaatcgattttaaaaaactatcaaaatgcATACATACATAAATCTCGTATTAAAGCTTGAGAGAAGCGAGATGGGGCAGACACCTCATAAAAGTTGCGTCAACTACGATACCTGGGTTGgtcaaaacttttggaaagtGTAGTCATATGAAAGatcatagtttcaaaaaactcgatagtccacaaaaaaaagtttgatttttaaaccGGAACTTATTTACCGACAAATAAAATTACATATTGGAAAACAGTGTACAGTGTACAATAATTTACATTAAATGGGT comes from Caenorhabditis elegans chromosome X and encodes:
- the Y102A11A.5 gene encoding MliC domain-containing protein (Confirmed by transcript evidence), which produces MNSLQLLLLCAFIGLVSTQWNLECKIQVKFRNDAHKKIRIDLLVPSLSIMSDPVILDAWKHEKSVHIKGKNCEQKPWVFMIYGWQDDKWVLKKKTQSKFTGNGWFLTAVDDEYTLNVLDRQGIACSEGNCGK
- the ergi-1 gene encoding Endoplasmic reticulum-Golgi intermediate compartment protein 1 (Confirmed by transcript evidence), yielding MLDIRRFDIYRKVPKDLTQPTTVGAVISILCVLFISFMIFNDILAYIFIDLRSEFFIDDPGREGKIDVQVNVSFPHMACEYLGVDIQDENGRHEVGFVDQTNKVSIGDGGCRFESRFEINKVPGNFHLSTHSAATQPESYDMRHLIHSIKFGDDVSHKNLKGSFDPLAKRNTSQENGLNTHEYILKIVPSVHEDYSGTILNSYQYTFGHKSYITYHHSGKIIPAVWFKYELQPITLKQTEQRQSFYAFLTSICAVVGGTFTVAGIIDSTFFTISELVKKQRLGKLT
- the smex-2 gene encoding CX domain-containing protein (Confirmed by transcript evidence) produces the protein MSTIGLRNRWDSPDAEPKNITSLRTIEKLLSDAIEAPRLVLFEKRVNTIDPSFYDCVYSIADSSNTITERCYRDIGCCASGCCTNTEWQEKYGWAVALICIFSLVVILTVICWMGIWLCNRRKDKNQKKELLKFGSSSSVSNMSFAYPIANGHYHFGTGPFQSPPLNYPTKY